In a single window of the Drosophila albomicans strain 15112-1751.03 chromosome 3, ASM965048v2, whole genome shotgun sequence genome:
- the LOC117572431 gene encoding Bardet-Biedl syndrome 4 protein homolog isoform X1, producing MYEAGSEQINCNGAVIALPSLEVVKAVPNMPSDANIDWLLHIYFTRREFERCRRLIERELNRHLNAEYLYFVKGLIDREDGNNIEALRNLQKAVELNSKNIETYKEIGRTLYNMGRFGQALSVFREAEQHSPRRDHEIYHYLGELLYRAAATQPQLEMARQQQAEARGYFELAVQTGKKLESYVRLAELYRKDKEYQQAIDVLEACLHLTPENAEVLTEISVLYLKINETQRAYDRLTEVVNIERKCTPKGLLALGAILQSRNDVDGALGKYSQIADAEPEIAELWNNIGLCFFKKQKFIVAVSSLRKSIWISPLNYNALYNLSLIYIASEQYASAFHTLAASINLRKDNAECYMLLGLCLRKLDDTDNAFVAFERACNLAQGQQGGMRHPLVFLNFALFCYETGRLALATEQYNRFMAHAQDLLLPTEFKFQATKLKSLLRISSHNHGILGDDEDAAQLEADASEVPEEMPLEVNAVVSQN from the exons TGGCTGCTCCACATTTATTTTACACGTCGAGAATTCGAGCGATGTCGTCGTCTTATCGAACGTGAGTTGAATCGTCATTTGAATGCGGAGTATCTGTACTTTGTCAAG GGCTTAATTGACCGCGAAGATGGCAACAACATCGAGGCACTGCGTAATCTGCAGAAGGCTGtcgaactcaactcaaaaaACATCGAGACGTACAAGGAAATCGGTCGCACGCT CTATAATATGGGACGTTTTGGGCAGGCGTTGAGTGTTTTTCGTGAGGCCGAACAGCACAGTCCACGCAGGGATCATGAAATCTATCATTATCTGGGTGAGCTGCTTTATCGTGCGGCTGCCACGCAACCACAGCTGGAAATGGCCCGTCAACAGCAGGCCGAGGCCAGGGGCTACTTTGAGCTGGCCGTGCAGACGGGCAAAAAGTTGGAGAGCTACGTGCGCCTGGCTGAGCTCTATCGCAAGGATAAAGAGTACCAGCAGGCCATTGATGTCCTTGAGGCGTGTTTGCA CTTGACACCCGAAAACGCCGAAGTTCTCACCGAAATCAGCGTATTGTATCTGAAAATCAATGAAACCCAAAGAGCCTACGATCGCTTGACGGAAGTCGTCAACATTGAACGGAAGTGCACGCCTAAAGGCTTGCTAGCCCTGGGCGCCATTTTGCAG TCGCGCAACGATGTGGATGGCGCCTTGGGCAAATACAGTCAAATCGCAGATGCCGAGCCGGAAATTGCCGAGCTTTGGAATAACATTGGCCTCTGCTTcttcaaaaagcaaaagttcaTTGTG GCTGTTTCATCGCTGCGCAAATCTATTTGGATATCGCCCCTCAACTACAATGCATTGTACAATTTGAGCCTAATTTATATTGCCT CCGAACAATATGCCAGCGCTTTTCACACGCTGGCCGCATCGATAAACCTGCGCAAGGACAATGCCGAATGCTACATGTTGCTAGGAT TGTGTCTACGCAAACTGGACGATACAGATAATGCCTTTGTAGCCTTCGAACGTGCATGCAACCTCGCTCAGGGTCAACAAGGTGGCATGCGGCACCCGCTCGTGTTTCTGAATTTCGCACTCTTCTGCTACGAGACCGGACGTCTGGCGCTGGCAACGGAGCAGTATAATCGCTTTATGGCCCACGCTCAGGACCTGTTGCTGCCCACAGAA TTTAAATTTCAGGCAACCAAACTAAAGTCCTTGCTGCGCATTTCAAGCCACAATCATGGCATTCTAGGTGACGATGAGGATGCTGCTCAGTTGGAGGCAGATGCCAGTGAAGTGCCAGAGGAAATGCCCTTGGAAGTGAATGCAGTTGTAAGCCAAAACTga
- the LOC117572431 gene encoding Bardet-Biedl syndrome 4 protein homolog isoform X2 has translation MYEAGSEQINCNGAVIALPSLEVVKADANIDWLLHIYFTRREFERCRRLIERELNRHLNAEYLYFVKGLIDREDGNNIEALRNLQKAVELNSKNIETYKEIGRTLYNMGRFGQALSVFREAEQHSPRRDHEIYHYLGELLYRAAATQPQLEMARQQQAEARGYFELAVQTGKKLESYVRLAELYRKDKEYQQAIDVLEACLHLTPENAEVLTEISVLYLKINETQRAYDRLTEVVNIERKCTPKGLLALGAILQSRNDVDGALGKYSQIADAEPEIAELWNNIGLCFFKKQKFIVAVSSLRKSIWISPLNYNALYNLSLIYIASEQYASAFHTLAASINLRKDNAECYMLLGLCLRKLDDTDNAFVAFERACNLAQGQQGGMRHPLVFLNFALFCYETGRLALATEQYNRFMAHAQDLLLPTEFKFQATKLKSLLRISSHNHGILGDDEDAAQLEADASEVPEEMPLEVNAVVSQN, from the exons TGGCTGCTCCACATTTATTTTACACGTCGAGAATTCGAGCGATGTCGTCGTCTTATCGAACGTGAGTTGAATCGTCATTTGAATGCGGAGTATCTGTACTTTGTCAAG GGCTTAATTGACCGCGAAGATGGCAACAACATCGAGGCACTGCGTAATCTGCAGAAGGCTGtcgaactcaactcaaaaaACATCGAGACGTACAAGGAAATCGGTCGCACGCT CTATAATATGGGACGTTTTGGGCAGGCGTTGAGTGTTTTTCGTGAGGCCGAACAGCACAGTCCACGCAGGGATCATGAAATCTATCATTATCTGGGTGAGCTGCTTTATCGTGCGGCTGCCACGCAACCACAGCTGGAAATGGCCCGTCAACAGCAGGCCGAGGCCAGGGGCTACTTTGAGCTGGCCGTGCAGACGGGCAAAAAGTTGGAGAGCTACGTGCGCCTGGCTGAGCTCTATCGCAAGGATAAAGAGTACCAGCAGGCCATTGATGTCCTTGAGGCGTGTTTGCA CTTGACACCCGAAAACGCCGAAGTTCTCACCGAAATCAGCGTATTGTATCTGAAAATCAATGAAACCCAAAGAGCCTACGATCGCTTGACGGAAGTCGTCAACATTGAACGGAAGTGCACGCCTAAAGGCTTGCTAGCCCTGGGCGCCATTTTGCAG TCGCGCAACGATGTGGATGGCGCCTTGGGCAAATACAGTCAAATCGCAGATGCCGAGCCGGAAATTGCCGAGCTTTGGAATAACATTGGCCTCTGCTTcttcaaaaagcaaaagttcaTTGTG GCTGTTTCATCGCTGCGCAAATCTATTTGGATATCGCCCCTCAACTACAATGCATTGTACAATTTGAGCCTAATTTATATTGCCT CCGAACAATATGCCAGCGCTTTTCACACGCTGGCCGCATCGATAAACCTGCGCAAGGACAATGCCGAATGCTACATGTTGCTAGGAT TGTGTCTACGCAAACTGGACGATACAGATAATGCCTTTGTAGCCTTCGAACGTGCATGCAACCTCGCTCAGGGTCAACAAGGTGGCATGCGGCACCCGCTCGTGTTTCTGAATTTCGCACTCTTCTGCTACGAGACCGGACGTCTGGCGCTGGCAACGGAGCAGTATAATCGCTTTATGGCCCACGCTCAGGACCTGTTGCTGCCCACAGAA TTTAAATTTCAGGCAACCAAACTAAAGTCCTTGCTGCGCATTTCAAGCCACAATCATGGCATTCTAGGTGACGATGAGGATGCTGCTCAGTTGGAGGCAGATGCCAGTGAAGTGCCAGAGGAAATGCCCTTGGAAGTGAATGCAGTTGTAAGCCAAAACTga